AACATAATATAAGGTTACTTAAGGATTACTTATTCCAAGTAATCCTTAAGCTTTTTACTTCTGCTTGGGTGACGTAATTTCCGTAAAGCTTTTGCTTCAATCTGACGTATACGCTCCCTGGTAACACCGAATTCCTGACCGACTTCCTCTAACGTTCTCGTCCGTCCATCATCAAGTCCAAACCGCAATCTGAGTACTTTTTCCTCCCGCGGTGTTAAAGTCTCTAAAACCTCTTCCAATTGTTCCTTGAGAAGAATGAAGGAAGCTGCTTCTGCAGGAGCAGGAGCATCATCATCAGGGATAAAATCACCCAAGTGGGAGTCTTCTTCTTCCCCGATGGGGGTTTCCAGAGAAACAGGTTCTTGGGCAATCTTCATGATTTCTCTCACCCGTTCTACAGGAATATCCATTACTTTGGCGATTTCCTCAGGAGCGGGCTCCCGTCCTAATTCCTGTAAGAGTTGTCTCGAAACCCGGATTAACTTATTAATGGTTTCCACCATATGCACTGGAATTCGGATGGTTCTGGCCTGATCAGCAATAGCCCGTGTAATAGCCTGCCGTATCCACCAAGTGGCATAGGTGCTGAACTTAAACCCTTTTACATAATCAAATTTTTCTACGGCTTTAATCAAACCGAGATTACCCTCTTGAATCAAATCCAGAAAAAGCATACCCCTGCCCACATAACGTTTTGCGATACTAACCACTAGACGTAAGTTTGCCTCAGCTAATCTGCGTTTAGCCTCCTCGTCCCCTTCTTCCATTCTCTTCGCCAATTCTATTTCTTCATCGGCAGAAAGGAGCGGAACTCGGCCGATTTCTTTAAGATACATCCGAACAGGATCATCAATTCCTACACCCTCAGGTACGGAAAGATCAACTTCTGTTTCTTCTTCTACATCATCATCCGGGTCTTCCACTATATCATCGTCATCGTCAACTTTAACACCACTCAGGATTTCCAGTTCAACTTCTCCAGGCTCTGGCACCACATCTATTCCCATACGTCCAAGTTGTTGATAGATATCATCAATTTGATCCGCAGAAAGTTCAATTCCTTGAAGAGAATCCATAATCTCTTTATAAGTTAGAGAGCCTTTCTTTTTTCCTTTTTGAATGAGGGCTTGGACGTTGTCTATCATCTGCTTTTCATTCATCTGTCCCCCACCTTCCCTTGGATCATTCTTTTTGGTGCCTATAACCTTACTATTTGCCACGTTTCAACCGCTCTCCTATCTCTTTCAACAGAGCCATAGCCCCTGCCATGTCACCGGATTTTTCTAAAGCTACCATGCGGGCTTGAAGATCTTCAACTCTCTCTTCTGCTTGTGAAGAAAGAATTCCTTTGATACAATCATCTAAAAGCCGTTCGGTTTGGGATATATCTAACTCCTCCAGGAGTAAACCAGCCAGCCAGCTTTGGGCCTGTTCTTCGCTGTGGGCCGGTAATTTGCCCTCCTGATTGAGATAATCAAAGATTTGTTGATGTGCCGGTACCTTCCAAAAGAATTCTCCCAGCTTAGCCTTTATTTTAGGCAAATGAGAAATATCTTCGATAAGCAGTCGTAAAAGCATACGCTCAGTCCGATACTCCCCTGAATAAACTGCTGGTGAAGGAAATGCATCATCATTTTTACAAATAATGACACTATCTATATTATCTCTATTTTTTTCAGAACTAACCTGATTTTGCTGAGAATATTCTTTTAATGGCTCTTTTTTAGGTTTTTTCTGTTCCAGTCCGGCGATTTCACGTTGTACCGCTTCCAGAGTAAGCCCTAGCTCTAAACTCAAGAAGCGTTCATAGCCTTCTCTTTCAATGGGACTGCTAACTTTCAAAATGTCCGGAGCAAGCTTTACAACTAATTCTGCTTTTTCCTGAATTGTCTGGGGGGGAGCTTTTTGAACACTCATCCGAAATTTGAACTCTACATAGCCAATAACCTGCTTTAAAACCTTTTCAAAGGCCTCCACACCATAACTCTTCAAAAATTCGTCAGGATCTTTTGCTCCCGCTAAAGTAGCCACATCCACGCGGATGCCAGCGTAGCGAAGGATTTCTCCTCCTCTTAAAGCTGCTTGAATTCCCGCCTCATCAGAATCATAGAGAAGAACCACACGTTGTGTATATCGTCTCAAAAGTTTTGCCTGATCCCTTGTCAGCGCTGTCCCCAAAGAAGCCACTGCATTGGAATAACCTGCTTTCTGAAGAGCAATGACATCCATATAACCTTCCACTAATAAGGCATACCCTCTTTCACGAATTCCTTGATGCCCACTATGCATCCCATAGAGGTGATGACCTTTATTAAAGAAAAAAGTTTCTGGGGAATTAAGGTATTTAGGAAGAGAATCATCCAATACTCGGCCGCCAAAGCCAATGACATGGTTTCGCCGGTCAAGAATGCTAAAGAGGACGCGGTTACGGAAACGGTCATAATACCCTCCGCCTTTACCCGGTGTCCCTCTTTCTAAGGCCAGCCCATTCTCTGCTAGTTCAAGGGGTTGAACTCCTCGGGCTTTCATATAAGTCAACAGCCCATCCCAGCGGTCCGGTGCATAACCTAACCGAAAACTTCTAATGGTATCTGAGTCAACACCACGTTGAGCAAAATAAAGCCGGCCAAGTTCTCCTTCCGGAGACTTAAGTAAAAGGTTATGGAAGTACTCTGCAGCCAATTCATGAATTTCTTCAAAACGTAATCGACGTCGATTTTCTTCCCTTTCACGCGGAGACAGTTCTTTCTCAGGAAGGGATACGCCATAACGAGCGGCCAGATTCTGAATACACTCAAGGAACGACCAATTTTCCTTTTTCATTAAAAAAGAAAAAACATTCCCGCCAACGTTGCAGCCAAAGCAGTAAAACATTTGTTTTTCTGGGGTTACAGTAAAGCTCGGCGTCTTCTCTGCGTGAAAAGGACAAAGACCTAAAAAGTTTTTCCCCTTGCGCTGCAAGCTAACATATTCAGATATAATCTCAACTATATCCGCGCGAGATCGCACTTCCTCAATAACTTCTTCCGGCATAAATTCTTGATGAAGCCTATTATCCACGTCCCTTACGCCTTTCAATCTCAGCCACATTTTATTTATTTTGTCAACCCTTACTTTATACATTTCTTTCGCCGAAACTTCATAAAATCCTCTTTTTTAGTTCTGATTCAGTGAATCTGTTTTAAGAAAGGGTAAAATAATCTTTTCAGTAATATTAATTCGTCTTATTAGGAGATAATACCTGCTTGCTTCGACAATTATTTTAGTCTAATTCTATTGCTTTTGGTTACTAATTTAAGTTTGAATCAATAGATCAACCCTTTCACTCATTTAAAAAGCATGATAGTATTAAGAATAAACTTTGACCTTCACGATAATTAATGACTGTCACAACAAACTAAGCTTAATCTAAACCAGTGTTAACAAGAGAATCTATATGGAAGGTGGAAACATATGTATAAACGATCATTTAGCACTATGGTTTTTACAATCCTTTGCTTAATTCTGGCAGGTACACTATTAATAGGGTGTAATTCATTCAAAACTCAAGCTGACAAGCCTCAAGAGAATACCGCAGACGCTAATAACCCTACGCCACCCTCCTCAGAGAACAATCCTTCTGAATCTGCTGCAAAGCCTGTAAAATTAACTTTGTATTTTCCTAATTCAGACGCAACAGGCTTAGTTCCGACAGAGCGAACCGTCGAAGTGAAGGATGAAGAAGTTATTAAGGCAATCTTCCAAGAGTTAGCTAATCCCCCCGCAGGTTTGGAAAAACCACTTCCTTCGGGAACAACTCTCCTGGATGCAACAGTTAATGGGGATGGACTTGCAACCATCAACCTCTCAAAAGAATTTCAGAAAAATTTTGGCGGAGGTTCTGCAGGTGAACAAATGACCATGTATAGCATCGTAAACACCCTCACATCCTTACCTAATATTAACAGTGTCCAGTTTCTCTTAGAGGGAGCCAAACATGATGGTATTCTTGGTCACTTAGATACCCTAGACCCTCTCAAACGAAATGAGAGCTTAATTATTGAACCCTAAAACTAAGTACAAACAATTTGTACTTAGCTGCACGAAATGTTTTAAATCTTATAACCTTAGTTTACTTCTGTTCATCAAAACTTATACTTTATGATTATAATATATTACAAAAGTGGTTGAGAGATTTCTCAACCACTTTGTTTAGTTTCAAATCCTATTTTCGAGGTACAAATAATCTCTGAAATAAGTCAATGGCATAATTATCAGTTAAACCTGATATATAGTCAACCACAGCTTTGGTCGTGTTCCCGCCGGCCCAAACTAAGTAGTTTTGAGGCAGCTTGGAAATGTCCTCACTATAGTATTTAAAAAGAGCTTGAACAATATATTGCCCTTTACGCCGCTCTTCACGCAAATTAAGGCTATTATAGACCCTGGCAAACATAAATTGCCGAAATTCCTGCATCGCGCTGCTGATTTCTGGGGATTGTTTTATATGATCCCGGTCTTTTGAGGCCTCAATCATATCCACAACCATGGTGGTAATCATATCACTGGGTCTCACACCCAGCATCTGTTTAGCTCTGCCGGGCAAGTCACTTTGAGTCAGAAGCCCTGCTCTTAAGGCATCGTCGTAATCATGGCACAAATAAGCAATTCGGTCTCCCGTCTTGACAATTTGTCCCTCCAGATTTTTAGGAGTGCCCTCTCCTGTATGATACAAGATCCCGTCAAGAACAGCCTCCGTAAGATTCAAACCCTGACCATCATTGGCTAAGACCTTCATAATACGGACAGACTGCTCATTATGCTCAAAATGGCCAATGATTCGCCTCAGCGCTTCTTCTCCCACATGACCAAAAGGAGTATGCCCCACATCATGTCCTAAAGCAATGGCTTCAATAAGGTCTTCATTTAATTGTAATCCCCGACCTATTGTTCGGCATATCTGGGATACTTCTAAGCTGTGTGTCATACGAGTTCGGTAGTGATCTCCGGCAGGGGCAATGTATACTTGAGTTTTATGTTTAAGACGCCGAAAGGGTTTGCTGTGCAAAATCCTGTCCCGGTCCCTTTGAAATTTTGTCCGAATGGGACACTCTTCTTCTTGACGCTCGCGTCTAGCATCCTTGCTTTTGGCTGCATAAGGCGAGAGGCGCTCTTCTTCTCTTTCTGACCTCTGTCGAATATTTACAGTTTCACTCAACCCCACTACCCCCAGTCCTATTATTTCTTTTTCTATTTCCATATCATTTTAGCATATTGCTTAGTCAATGATATGTTGCTAATCGGGGTCATATTGGTGCAGCCGGTTCTCCTGTATTCTTCATGATTATTCGCAGAGAAATGAAATCTCTCTCGAACTTTTTACGAGAGAGATTTTAAACAAACCGCTAGTTTGATGACATAATTAATTTATCTTTTTTCAAGATGTGTTCAATAGTCCAATTGAATACAAACATCAGCAAATCACGTATATATTTGTCCTGGTTTTCATCAACATCATTTAAATTAATTTCATCAATCTTAGCAATGAAATCATCATGTTCATTCTTTTGATCAAAATATTTAGGGTATTTTATTTTTAACATATAACCTTCTTCGGTTTTAAAGTGATACTTGGTATATTCCCGCAGTTCATTAATAATTTCTACAATTTTATCGTATTTGTCGGCTAATAAATAATTCTCCAGCAAGTCATAGATACTGTTTCCAATTTCCAGTAAATGTTGATGTTGTTTATCGATTAATTCCACTCCAATTTCGTATTCTTGTTTCCATTCAAGCATTTGAACGTTTCCTCCTAATTTTAAGATAGTATCCCTTAGAAACTTTCTTCACAATCAAATTATTAAAATAATAGGATTTTTTATATTCATAATATCACATTAAATTCACTCTTTAAAGATTATCCAAAGCCTGACCCTTTGTCTTGAAACTGAAAGCCCCCTCAGATTAATACCTGCAGGGGGCCTCCATAAAAACTTTGTATTTATTACCTGTTGTAACTAGATATCCCCCGCCAATTCAATGAGGATCTCTCGTTTCCAAAAGGTCTTGGTCCCTGTGGGAGTCTGGTATTGATGCCAGGGTATGGGGTTGGATTGGTGTTGGTGTTTGTGTTTGTGTTGGAGTTAGTATTTATTTGCGTATTGGCAGCTATTACGCTTGTAGAAAAAGACTGGCCATCCGCTCCGAGTTCAGAAGGGGTAATGAGAACCGATCCGTTTCTTGATACTAGAGCAACGGGCTGAACCGTATTGGTTGAATCATTAATGGGATTATCATTGGCCATTGCATCCTGATATTGCACAGTCCCCATATCGGCAAGAGGATACAATTGGCCGTTTGCATTTGAGGGGTCTTCACTGATCCATTCAGCGGATGTCCCAATTCCCTGTGCATAGGACTCATCCAGGGTCACAGAAGGAATGGTTTGAGTTGGTGTTTCGCCGTTTACAGTGAAGCTTAAATTCCAAGTTGAATCTGTTGCTTTAGAGATACTGGCTGTTATGGTTGCCCCAATGGGGACGGTCATTATAGTTTGTGCTGCGGAGGGCAGCTGTTCCCAGAAAACATCAGCAACAGGCTCTCCATTTTGAATTTGCTCTATTGTTCCCATTTGCAAAAGATCGGATGACAATACTCCGCCCAAACCAATCCACTGGGCAGCTAAGGCATCCTCCTGACTGGCCGTGATGTTAGGGACAGTCCAGGTGCCGGATACACTGTTATAGGGGTCGCCGGAGAACGAAGGGGTAACAATATATCCGGCCCAATTTGAAGACACTTGAGTGTTCTCAGGAAGGCTTACGCTTGCCTCAGCAGCAGTTGATGAAGTAGTCTGCTGTGAAATTTCTGGAAAAGGCATTGATTTATGAGAAAAACCCCTTAGATAAATATCATTAGGTACACCTAAAGAGGATGCACTTAATGTAATTAATACGGCTAACAAAACAATATGAAGTTTATAGAACCTTATTTTCATTGCAAACTCTTTCTCTCCTTTCATTCATCATTGTTAAACCTTCAATTATGTTCGCTGCTAAACAAGTTCGCTTATCTCCCCTGTCGTTATAGTTGATGATAATACATTACTTAGGACTTTACCTGAATTTTAGCTGAATTTTAGCTGAAAATTTATAGCAACCCATTTACAGCCAGCTGTTATAAGTCCGTGCCTTAAGTTATGCAAAAACTAAAAGCACAGCATCTAATCCGGATATCGG
This Desulfosporosinus orientis DSM 765 DNA region includes the following protein-coding sequences:
- a CDS encoding GerMN domain-containing protein; protein product: MYKRSFSTMVFTILCLILAGTLLIGCNSFKTQADKPQENTADANNPTPPSSENNPSESAAKPVKLTLYFPNSDATGLVPTERTVEVKDEEVIKAIFQELANPPAGLEKPLPSGTTLLDATVNGDGLATINLSKEFQKNFGGGSAGEQMTMYSIVNTLTSLPNINSVQFLLEGAKHDGILGHLDTLDPLKRNESLIIEP
- a CDS encoding deoxyguanosinetriphosphate triphosphohydrolase gives rise to the protein MEIEKEIIGLGVVGLSETVNIRQRSEREEERLSPYAAKSKDARRERQEEECPIRTKFQRDRDRILHSKPFRRLKHKTQVYIAPAGDHYRTRMTHSLEVSQICRTIGRGLQLNEDLIEAIALGHDVGHTPFGHVGEEALRRIIGHFEHNEQSVRIMKVLANDGQGLNLTEAVLDGILYHTGEGTPKNLEGQIVKTGDRIAYLCHDYDDALRAGLLTQSDLPGRAKQMLGVRPSDMITTMVVDMIEASKDRDHIKQSPEISSAMQEFRQFMFARVYNSLNLREERRKGQYIVQALFKYYSEDISKLPQNYLVWAGGNTTKAVVDYISGLTDNYAIDLFQRLFVPRK
- the dnaG gene encoding DNA primase translates to MWLRLKGVRDVDNRLHQEFMPEEVIEEVRSRADIVEIISEYVSLQRKGKNFLGLCPFHAEKTPSFTVTPEKQMFYCFGCNVGGNVFSFLMKKENWSFLECIQNLAARYGVSLPEKELSPREREENRRRLRFEEIHELAAEYFHNLLLKSPEGELGRLYFAQRGVDSDTIRSFRLGYAPDRWDGLLTYMKARGVQPLELAENGLALERGTPGKGGGYYDRFRNRVLFSILDRRNHVIGFGGRVLDDSLPKYLNSPETFFFNKGHHLYGMHSGHQGIRERGYALLVEGYMDVIALQKAGYSNAVASLGTALTRDQAKLLRRYTQRVVLLYDSDEAGIQAALRGGEILRYAGIRVDVATLAGAKDPDEFLKSYGVEAFEKVLKQVIGYVEFKFRMSVQKAPPQTIQEKAELVVKLAPDILKVSSPIEREGYERFLSLELGLTLEAVQREIAGLEQKKPKKEPLKEYSQQNQVSSEKNRDNIDSVIICKNDDAFPSPAVYSGEYRTERMLLRLLIEDISHLPKIKAKLGEFFWKVPAHQQIFDYLNQEGKLPAHSEEQAQSWLAGLLLEELDISQTERLLDDCIKGILSSQAEERVEDLQARMVALEKSGDMAGAMALLKEIGERLKRGK
- a CDS encoding bacteriohemerythrin; protein product: MLEWKQEYEIGVELIDKQHQHLLEIGNSIYDLLENYLLADKYDKIVEIINELREYTKYHFKTEEGYMLKIKYPKYFDQKNEHDDFIAKIDEINLNDVDENQDKYIRDLLMFVFNWTIEHILKKDKLIMSSN
- a CDS encoding G1 family glutamic endopeptidase, translated to MKIRFYKLHIVLLAVLITLSASSLGVPNDIYLRGFSHKSMPFPEISQQTTSSTAAEASVSLPENTQVSSNWAGYIVTPSFSGDPYNSVSGTWTVPNITASQEDALAAQWIGLGGVLSSDLLQMGTIEQIQNGEPVADVFWEQLPSAAQTIMTVPIGATITASISKATDSTWNLSFTVNGETPTQTIPSVTLDESYAQGIGTSAEWISEDPSNANGQLYPLADMGTVQYQDAMANDNPINDSTNTVQPVALVSRNGSVLITPSELGADGQSFSTSVIAANTQINTNSNTNTNTNTNPTPYPGINTRLPQGPRPFGNERSSLNWRGISSYNR
- the rpoD gene encoding RNA polymerase sigma factor RpoD produces the protein MANSKVIGTKKNDPREGGGQMNEKQMIDNVQALIQKGKKKGSLTYKEIMDSLQGIELSADQIDDIYQQLGRMGIDVVPEPGEVELEILSGVKVDDDDDIVEDPDDDVEEETEVDLSVPEGVGIDDPVRMYLKEIGRVPLLSADEEIELAKRMEEGDEEAKRRLAEANLRLVVSIAKRYVGRGMLFLDLIQEGNLGLIKAVEKFDYVKGFKFSTYATWWIRQAITRAIADQARTIRIPVHMVETINKLIRVSRQLLQELGREPAPEEIAKVMDIPVERVREIMKIAQEPVSLETPIGEEEDSHLGDFIPDDDAPAPAEAASFILLKEQLEEVLETLTPREEKVLRLRFGLDDGRTRTLEEVGQEFGVTRERIRQIEAKALRKLRHPSRSKKLKDYLE